The proteins below are encoded in one region of Rhizobacter sp.:
- a CDS encoding FxDxF family PEP-CTERM protein translates to MKFKALALLLLAMVAGTPASAACTQTFNLGVMGPPALRVFGNDFGSTTHFEDCYNFTLTGAADSFGATFEFDLSSLRNIDISSLSLTGGGLSSALTDTSPSTFSFSNLAAGVYQFVVTGDVTGRNGFDWFGQVGYVGTMVTANAVAAPVPEPETYALLAAGLLAVGATVRRRQRS, encoded by the coding sequence ATGAAGTTCAAGGCGCTGGCTCTGCTCTTGCTGGCAATGGTTGCAGGCACCCCCGCCTCGGCCGCGTGCACCCAGACGTTCAACCTCGGCGTGATGGGCCCCCCGGCGCTGCGCGTGTTCGGCAACGACTTCGGCTCGACCACGCACTTCGAGGACTGCTACAACTTCACGCTCACCGGCGCCGCTGACTCCTTCGGTGCGACGTTCGAGTTCGACCTCTCCTCGCTGCGCAACATCGACATCAGCTCGCTGAGCCTGACCGGCGGCGGCCTGTCGAGCGCGCTGACCGACACCTCGCCGTCGACCTTCAGCTTCAGCAACCTCGCTGCGGGTGTGTACCAGTTCGTGGTGACGGGTGACGTGACCGGCCGCAACGGTTTCGACTGGTTCGGCCAGGTCGGCTACGTCGGCACGATGGTCACCGCCAACGCCGTGGCGGCTCCGGTGCCGGAGCCTGAGACCTACGCACTGCTGGCCGCCGGCCTGTTGGCTGTGGGCGCCACGGTCCGCCGCCGCCAGCGGAGCTGA
- a CDS encoding FAD-dependent monooxygenase, translating into MSELAPSLRLAVVGAGPVGLSLALHAARALPHARVSLYDSRAATQDVSADPRTLALSLGSVQLLQRLGAWDGERAQAIVEVHVSQQAPSLGGLLADVMGEPEVRISAAEERVPLLGAVLSYGAIVAPLQAAWLAACEGEPSRLHACFDAKVRALKPLADGVEVDAGIADTFDLVVVAEGGVYTNEAASTVAQPAKPPLRHDYGQHAWVGTVQLTKARPGVAYERFTRHGPAALLPLKDGRAALVWCVNAEEDPVLELNDTQRLAVLNTLFHPEVGPLSAVSPLKCFQLGLVAERTLTQGRTVRIGNAAQTLHPVAGQGLNLGLRDGFSLVQALARSNDVPGVLRKLEWQRAPDRWAMIAATDFLARSFTWKLPGAGAARGLGLAALQALKPVKSALARQMMYGSR; encoded by the coding sequence ATGTCTGAACTCGCCCCTTCTTTGCGGCTCGCCGTCGTGGGCGCCGGGCCGGTGGGCCTGAGCCTCGCGCTGCACGCCGCACGCGCATTGCCACACGCCCGCGTGAGCCTCTACGACAGCCGCGCCGCCACGCAGGATGTGTCGGCCGACCCCCGCACGCTGGCCCTGTCGCTGGGCAGTGTGCAGCTGCTTCAGCGCCTGGGCGCGTGGGACGGCGAGCGCGCGCAGGCCATCGTCGAGGTGCATGTGTCGCAGCAGGCGCCGTCGCTGGGCGGGCTGCTGGCCGACGTGATGGGCGAACCCGAGGTGCGCATCAGCGCGGCAGAAGAACGGGTGCCGCTGCTGGGCGCGGTGTTGAGCTACGGCGCGATCGTGGCGCCGCTGCAAGCCGCGTGGCTGGCCGCCTGCGAAGGTGAGCCGTCCCGGCTGCACGCCTGCTTCGACGCCAAGGTGCGGGCCTTGAAGCCGCTGGCCGACGGCGTCGAAGTGGATGCTGGCATCGCCGACACCTTCGACCTCGTGGTGGTGGCCGAGGGCGGCGTCTACACGAACGAAGCGGCGAGCACGGTGGCCCAGCCGGCGAAGCCCCCGCTGCGCCACGACTACGGCCAGCACGCCTGGGTGGGCACGGTGCAGCTCACCAAGGCCCGCCCCGGCGTTGCCTACGAGCGCTTCACGCGCCACGGCCCGGCGGCGCTGCTGCCGCTGAAAGACGGTCGCGCCGCGCTCGTGTGGTGTGTCAACGCCGAAGAAGACCCGGTGCTGGAGCTCAACGACACACAGCGCCTGGCCGTGCTCAACACGCTCTTCCACCCCGAGGTCGGCCCGCTCAGCGCGGTCTCGCCCCTCAAGTGCTTTCAACTCGGGCTGGTCGCCGAGCGCACGCTCACGCAAGGCCGCACGGTGCGCATCGGCAATGCGGCGCAGACGCTGCACCCGGTGGCCGGCCAGGGGCTCAACCTCGGGCTGCGTGACGGCTTCTCGCTCGTGCAGGCCCTGGCCCGCTCGAACGACGTGCCGGGCGTGCTGCGCAAGCTCGAATGGCAACGCGCACCCGACCGCTGGGCCATGATCGCCGCCACCGATTTCCTGGCGCGCAGCTTCACCTGGAAGCTGCCGGGCGCCGGTGCAGCACGCGGTCTGGGGCTGGCCGCGCTGCAGGCGCTGAAGCCCGTCAAGTCGGCGCTCGCGCGCCAGATGATGTACGGCTCGCGCTAA
- a CDS encoding carbon-nitrogen hydrolase family protein, producing MWIAALQTVATPDVERNLDTARRLIAEAARDGAQLVVLPEYFCFMGHHDRDKLALAELPGEGPIQAMLAETAKRHAVWVVGGTLPLRSEQADRVFNASCVYSPEGVLAARYDKVHLFRYDNGRESYDEGRVLQAGQVPQACEVGGLRLGLSVCYDLRFPELYRALMTPPCDLIAVPSAFTHTTGRAHWEVLLRARAIENQCYVIAAAQGGLHENGRRTWGHSLIVDPWGEVVAMVEEGEGVAMAQLDTKRIAEVRAQLPALTHRRLC from the coding sequence ATGTGGATTGCTGCGCTGCAAACGGTTGCCACGCCGGATGTGGAACGCAACCTCGACACCGCCCGCCGCCTGATCGCCGAGGCTGCGCGTGATGGCGCCCAGCTGGTGGTGCTGCCCGAGTACTTCTGCTTCATGGGTCACCACGACCGCGACAAGCTGGCGCTGGCCGAGCTGCCCGGCGAGGGGCCGATCCAGGCCATGTTGGCCGAGACCGCCAAACGCCACGCGGTGTGGGTCGTGGGCGGCACGTTGCCGCTGCGCAGCGAGCAGGCCGATCGGGTGTTCAACGCGAGCTGCGTGTACTCACCCGAGGGCGTGCTGGCCGCCCGCTACGACAAGGTCCACCTCTTCCGCTACGACAACGGCCGCGAGAGCTATGACGAAGGCCGCGTGCTCCAGGCGGGGCAGGTGCCGCAGGCCTGCGAAGTGGGCGGGCTGCGGCTGGGCTTGAGCGTGTGCTACGACCTGCGTTTCCCCGAGCTCTACCGCGCGCTGATGACGCCACCCTGCGACTTGATCGCAGTGCCCTCGGCCTTCACCCACACCACCGGACGCGCGCACTGGGAAGTGCTGCTGCGCGCCCGTGCCATCGAGAACCAGTGCTACGTGATCGCGGCCGCACAAGGCGGTCTGCACGAGAACGGCCGGCGCACCTGGGGCCACAGCCTCATCGTCGACCCGTGGGGCGAGGTGGTGGCGATGGTGGAAGAAGGCGAAGGGGTGGCGATGGCGCAGCTCGATACCAAGCGCATCGCCGAAGTGCGGGCGCAGCTGCCGGCGTTGACGCACCGGCGCTTGTGCTGA